The Candidatus Methylomirabilis sp. genome includes a window with the following:
- a CDS encoding carbonic anhydrase: MGRGTAHLPAGRTYQYWLNGSALDKRPAQKLAVVACMDARLHVPEVLALRTGDANIIRNAGGVVTEDVLRSLIVAVRLLGVRRILVINHTHCGMLRFPEAAFRRALRRVTGRDPRGIAFHGFPHLVPHLREQVRRIRSSPFIPRTVAVKGLVFDVRNGALREVA, translated from the coding sequence ATGGGGCGCGGTACTGCACATCTCCCCGCAGGGCGGACCTACCAGTACTGGCTAAACGGCTCGGCCCTCGACAAGCGCCCGGCTCAGAAGCTCGCCGTGGTCGCCTGCATGGACGCCCGCCTGCACGTCCCGGAAGTCCTGGCCCTCCGGACCGGAGACGCCAACATCATCCGGAATGCCGGAGGGGTCGTGACGGAGGACGTCCTCCGCTCCTTGATCGTGGCCGTCCGGCTCCTGGGGGTCCGGCGCATCCTGGTCATCAACCACACCCACTGCGGCATGCTGCGCTTTCCCGAAGCCGCCTTCCGGAGGGCCCTGCGGCGGGTAACAGGCCGGGACCCGCGCGGAATCGCCTTCCACGGCTTCCCGCATCTCGTTCCCCACCTGCGGGAGCAGGTCCGGCGGATCCGCTCTTCGCCCTTCATCCCCCGGACGGTTGCGGTCAAGGGGCTGGTCTTCGACGTGCGAAACGGCGCCCTGCGGGAGGTCGCGTGA
- the mtaB gene encoding tRNA (N(6)-L-threonylcarbamoyladenosine(37)-C(2))-methylthiotransferase MtaB, producing the protein MRVAFATLGCRQNQFETDLMADAFRADGYETVPFSAQADVYVVNTCTVTARADADSRRIIRQAVRRNPLAFVVATGCYAQASPQALLGIEGVDLVLGNGEKGEVLRYLRDFAWGSPPRAVVGDIGALRTFQAAAAPTDADRTRPFLKVQDGCNFACTFCIIPKVRGPSRSFPPDAAVTEARRLAAAGHPEVVLTGINLGTYGWDLKPRVWLSDLVRRVLSETELPRLRLSSLHPHEVRGDLIGLMAESGRICRHLHLALQSGDDGILRAMGRSYRARHFRETVRAAVEATPGVAIGADVIVGFPGETEGAFQNTVALLAELPVAYLHVFTYSRRAGTVAAGMPDQVAPDVKARRNAILRALGQEKSLAFRQRAVGQVLPAVILAERDRATGRLTALTDNYIPVLVEAEDRLQGQAVHIRAEEVTAARVMGSLV; encoded by the coding sequence GACCGTTCCTTTCAGCGCCCAGGCGGACGTGTACGTCGTCAACACCTGCACGGTCACGGCCCGGGCCGACGCCGATTCCCGCCGGATCATCCGCCAGGCGGTGCGGCGCAACCCGCTCGCCTTCGTCGTGGCCACCGGCTGCTATGCGCAGGCGAGCCCGCAGGCTCTCCTGGGAATCGAAGGGGTGGACCTCGTCCTCGGAAACGGCGAGAAGGGGGAGGTCCTCCGCTACCTCCGGGACTTCGCGTGGGGCAGCCCGCCGCGGGCCGTCGTGGGGGACATCGGCGCCCTCCGGACCTTCCAGGCGGCCGCGGCCCCGACCGACGCGGACCGGACGCGGCCGTTCCTGAAGGTGCAGGACGGCTGCAACTTCGCCTGCACCTTTTGCATCATCCCAAAGGTCAGGGGGCCGAGCCGGAGCTTCCCGCCTGATGCCGCGGTCACGGAGGCGCGCCGCCTGGCCGCGGCCGGGCATCCGGAGGTGGTCCTGACCGGGATCAACCTGGGGACCTACGGGTGGGACCTGAAGCCCCGGGTCTGGTTGAGTGATCTCGTCCGCCGGGTCCTGTCTGAGACGGAGCTCCCCCGCCTGCGGCTCTCGTCGCTGCATCCGCACGAGGTCCGAGGAGATCTCATTGGGCTCATGGCGGAGAGTGGCCGGATCTGCCGGCACCTGCACCTGGCCCTGCAGAGCGGGGACGACGGGATCCTCCGGGCCATGGGCCGCTCCTACCGGGCGAGGCACTTCCGCGAGACGGTCCGGGCGGCCGTGGAGGCCACCCCGGGAGTCGCCATCGGGGCGGATGTCATCGTCGGGTTCCCCGGGGAGACGGAGGGGGCCTTCCAGAACACGGTAGCGCTCCTGGCCGAGCTGCCCGTCGCCTACCTGCACGTCTTCACCTATTCGAGGCGGGCGGGGACGGTCGCCGCGGGGATGCCGGATCAGGTTGCCCCGGACGTGAAGGCGCGGCGGAACGCCATCCTCCGGGCCCTCGGCCAGGAGAAGAGCCTGGCGTTCCGGCAGCGGGCGGTGGGGCAGGTCCTGCCGGCCGTCATCCTGGCCGAGCGGGACCGGGCGACGGGGCGCCTCACGGCCCTGACCGACAACTACATCCCGGTCCTCGTGGAGGCGGAGGATCGGCTCCAGGGCCAGGCGGTCCACATCCGGGCGGAGGAGGTGACGGCGGCGCGGGTCATGGGGAGTCTGGTTTAA